In one Agrobacterium tumefaciens genomic region, the following are encoded:
- the coaD gene encoding pantetheine-phosphate adenylyltransferase, with product MTIAFYPGSFDPMTNGHLDVLIQALNVASKVIVAVGIHPGKAPMFSFEERAALIRQALSETLPGEAARMEVVSFDNLVVDAARQHGARLLLRGLRDGTDLDYEMQMAGMNRQMAPDIQTVFLPAGTSSRPITATLVRQIAAMGGNVDAFVPKAVLEALNAKLKR from the coding sequence ATGACGATTGCCTTTTATCCAGGATCCTTCGATCCGATGACCAACGGACATCTGGATGTGCTTATTCAGGCGCTGAACGTCGCGTCCAAAGTCATCGTCGCCGTTGGCATCCATCCCGGAAAAGCGCCGATGTTCAGTTTCGAGGAGCGGGCGGCGCTGATACGCCAGGCCCTTTCCGAGACCCTGCCGGGCGAAGCGGCGCGCATGGAGGTCGTTTCCTTCGATAATCTGGTTGTCGATGCTGCCCGTCAGCACGGCGCGCGCCTTCTGCTGCGCGGCCTGCGCGACGGCACCGATCTTGATTATGAAATGCAGATGGCCGGCATGAACCGCCAGATGGCGCCGGACATCCAGACCGTATTCCTGCCCGCCGGCACCTCGTCGCGACCCATTACAGCCACATTGGTCCGGCAGATCGCCGCCATGGGCGGCAATGTCGACGCCTTCGTGCCGAAAGCCGTGCTTGAAGCCCTCAACGCCAAGCTGAAGCGCTGA
- a CDS encoding peptidylprolyl isomerase, whose protein sequence is MKLVRFAFAGALFAGALAASTLASAAELLTVQLKDGPVVIELMPEVAPKHVAQIEALAKKGAYDNVAFHRVIDGFMAQTGDVQYGNMEKGFSAQRAGTGGSDLPDIPAEFSKVPFTRGVVGMARSQDPNSANSQFFIMFADGPFLNGQYTVVGKVVSGMEAVDKIKRGAGGNGEVSNPDRMIKVTVGKK, encoded by the coding sequence ATGAAACTCGTTCGATTTGCCTTTGCCGGCGCCCTGTTTGCGGGCGCGCTTGCCGCCAGCACCCTTGCATCTGCCGCCGAACTCCTGACCGTCCAGCTGAAGGACGGCCCCGTTGTCATCGAGCTGATGCCTGAAGTCGCGCCCAAGCACGTGGCTCAGATCGAGGCGCTGGCCAAGAAGGGCGCTTATGACAATGTCGCCTTCCACCGCGTCATCGACGGTTTCATGGCGCAGACCGGCGACGTGCAGTACGGCAACATGGAGAAGGGCTTCAGCGCCCAGCGCGCGGGCACCGGTGGTTCCGACCTGCCGGATATTCCGGCCGAATTCTCCAAGGTTCCCTTCACGCGCGGCGTGGTCGGCATGGCGCGCTCGCAGGATCCGAATTCCGCCAATTCGCAGTTCTTCATCATGTTTGCCGACGGTCCGTTCCTGAACGGCCAGTATACCGTGGTCGGCAAGGTCGTGTCCGGCATGGAAGCCGTCGACAAGATCAAGCGCGGCGCCGGCGGCAATGGCGAAGTTTCCAACCCCGACCGGATGATCAAGGTCACCGTCGGCAAGAAGTAA